The following proteins come from a genomic window of Miscanthus floridulus cultivar M001 chromosome 2, ASM1932011v1, whole genome shotgun sequence:
- the LOC136525868 gene encoding probable 3-ketoacyl-CoA synthase 20 has product MGREVFGGAPTTTTTQANKVVVMSRRVIPLLLLAVVVFLAPRLSSTLPAGLLLLKEKLGRLSPAAVAVACWATAAAAWAYAVSRPRPVYLVDLSGYVAGAPHEASRAKTIAHFGRCGRFCDESMAFQKRMLERSGLGERTHFPASLISVPVDMCLRTAREESHAVIFGVVDDLLRRAPGVAPRDVGVLIFNSSLLSPTPSFTSLIANRYGMRHDVVSHNLSGMGCSAGIIAIDLAKRLLQVHRDTYALVVSTENITLNAYMGNNRPMLVTNTLFRVGGAAILLSNRRADLRRAKYQLIHTVRTHRGAHDQSFGCVTQEEDDAGCVGVSLSKELMVVAGEALRTNITTLGPLVLPMSEQLRFLATVVLNRVFRANVRAYLPDFKLAFDHFCIHAGGRGVLDELERSLKLSTWHMEPSRMTLCRFGNTSSSSLWYELAYCEAKGRIRKGDRVWQIAFGSGFKCNSAVWKALRTVDGGEEGNPWAPEIDVLPIHVPKVSPIDETTYTFPDGATYKVSSLG; this is encoded by the exons ATGGGTAGGGAGGTGTTCGGTGGTGcgccaacgacgacgacgacgcaggCCAACAAGGTGGTGGTGATGAGCCGCCGCGTCATCCCGCTCCTCCTCCTTGCCGTCGTCGTCTTTCTGGCCCCGCGGCTGTCGTCGACACTTCCCGCCGGCCTCCTGCTCCTGAAGGAGAAGCTGGGTCGTCTGAGCCCTGCGGCGGTGGCAGTTGCCTGCTGGgcgaccgcggcggcggcgtgggcgtaCGCGGTGTCCCGCCCGCGGCCCGTGTACCTGGTGGACCTGTCCGGGTACGTGGCCGGCGCGCCGCACGAGGCGTCCCGCGCCAAGACGATCGCGCACTTCGGGCGGTGCGGGCGGTTCTGCGACGAGAGCATGGCGTTCCAGAAGCGGATGCTGGAGCGGTCGGGGCTCGGGGAGCGGACCCACTTCCCGGCGTCGCTCATCAGCGTGCCCGTCGATATGTGCCTCCGCACGGCGCGGGAGGAGTCGCACGCCGTCATCTTCGGCGTCGTCGACGACCTCCTCCGCAGGGCGCCGGGCGTGGCGCCGCGCGACGTCGGCGTGCTCATCTTCAACTCCAGCCTGCTCAGCCCGACGCCGTCCTTCACGTCGCTCATCGCCAACCGCTACGGGATGCGGCACGACGTCGTCAGCCACAACCTCAGCGGGATGGGGTGCAGCGCAGGCATCATCGCCATCGACCTCGCCAAGCGACTGCTCCAG gtGCACCGGGACACGTACGCGCTCGTGGTGAGCACGGAGAACATCACCCTCAACGCCTACATGGGCAACAACCGCCCGATGCTGGTGACCAACACGCTCTTCCGCGTGGGCGGCGCCGCCATCCTGCTCTCCAACCGCCGCGCCGACCTCCGCCGCGCCAAGTACCAGCTCATCCACACCGTGCGCACCCACCGCGGAGCGCACGACCAGAGCTTCGGCTGCGTCACGCAGGAGGAGGACGACGCGGGGTGCGTCGGCGTCTCCCTCTCCAAGGAGCTCATGGTGGTGGCCGGGGAGGCCCTGCGCACCAACATCACCACGCTGGGCCCGCTCGTCCTGCCCATGTCCGAGCAGCTCCGGTTCCTCGCCACCGTCGTCCTCAACCGCGTCTTCCGCGCCAACGTGCGCGCCTACCTGCCCGACTTCAAGCTCGCCTTCGAccacttctgcatccacgcgggGGGCCGCGGCGTGCTGGACGAGCTGGAGCGCAGCCTCAAGCTCAGCACCTGGCACATGGAGCCCTCCAGGATGACGCTCTGCCGCTTCGGCAACACCTCCAGCAGCTCGCTCTGGTACGAGCTCGCCTACTGCGAGGCCAAGGGGCGGATCCGGAAGGGGGACCGGGTCTGGCAGATCGCATTCGGATCCGGATTCAAGTGCAACAGCGCCGTCTGGAAGGCGCTCCGGACGGTCGACGGTGGCGAAGAGGGCAACCCGTGGGCGCCGGAGATCGACGTGCTCCCCATCCACGTGCCCAAGGTGTCGCCCATCGACGAGACCACCTACACGTTCCCTGACGGCGCCACCTACAAGGTCTCATCTCTTGGTTAA